From a single Fusobacterium pseudoperiodonticum genomic region:
- a CDS encoding AAA family ATPase: protein MKLKQLKLKNFRGYKEEIYVEFENLTAFVGKNDVGKSTILEALEIFFNNKTVQCEREDLSVNHKDEDENIEISCVFSDIDIPIILDSNFETNLKDEYLLNKDGFLEIKKVFKCSIAKPKASSYIVCCYPSEENCKDLLLLKSTELKRRAESLDIPKGNYNASINASIRRAIFNNFSDLNLVETDLAVDKEDSKKIFNKLEEYFPMYALFQSDRASSDSDKEIVDPMQIAISQAIKGLEVEINKIKEEVKNKTLEIANKTLEKLKEMNSTLADSLIPEFKAEPKFDSLFKLSINSDDGIAINKRGSGVRRLILLNFFRAEAERQLKENLKKNNIIYAFEEPETSQHPNHQIMLIESFLKLSQKENCQIILTTHTPALAGMLPLNSLRLIKKEEGKTEILSTSEETYKEITDMLGILPEPIPNTSKGILLVEGLDDIFFFYHLNKLLKEANEIEKTFSESNINVLFTGGCNNLKYWITKKLVQQFNLPWAIFLDSDKNNKNEITENIKFVNKILSNNNLAFYTRKREIENYLHFDLIKDSLKSEFKNLGSLGDYEDIKKLTEKKIFEKKWGKMTFEYLRESERYTDDKDRIEHFELTEIVQKILNMVK, encoded by the coding sequence ATGAAATTAAAACAATTAAAATTAAAAAATTTTAGAGGTTATAAAGAAGAAATTTATGTAGAATTTGAAAATTTGACAGCATTTGTTGGAAAAAATGATGTTGGAAAATCAACTATATTAGAAGCATTAGAAATATTTTTCAATAACAAAACTGTTCAGTGCGAAAGAGAAGATTTGTCTGTTAATCATAAAGATGAAGATGAAAATATAGAGATTTCTTGTGTTTTTTCAGATATTGATATACCAATAATACTTGATTCAAACTTTGAAACTAATTTAAAAGATGAATATTTGTTAAATAAAGATGGCTTTCTTGAAATAAAAAAGGTTTTTAAATGTTCTATTGCTAAACCAAAGGCAAGTTCTTATATTGTTTGTTGTTATCCTAGTGAAGAGAATTGTAAAGATTTACTTCTATTAAAATCTACTGAATTAAAGAGAAGAGCAGAAAGCTTAGATATTCCAAAAGGAAATTATAATGCTTCTATAAATGCAAGTATAAGAAGAGCAATCTTTAATAATTTTTCTGATTTAAACTTAGTTGAAACTGATTTAGCTGTTGATAAAGAAGATTCTAAAAAAATATTTAATAAATTAGAAGAATATTTTCCTATGTATGCTTTATTTCAATCTGATAGGGCAAGTTCTGACTCTGATAAAGAAATTGTGGATCCAATGCAAATTGCTATTTCTCAAGCTATTAAAGGATTAGAGGTTGAAATTAATAAAATAAAAGAAGAGGTAAAAAACAAAACTCTTGAAATAGCAAATAAAACACTTGAAAAACTTAAAGAAATGAATAGCACTTTAGCTGATTCTTTAATTCCTGAATTCAAAGCAGAACCTAAATTTGACTCTTTATTTAAATTATCTATTAATTCTGATGATGGAATTGCTATAAATAAAAGGGGAAGTGGAGTTAGGCGACTTATTTTGTTGAATTTTTTTAGAGCTGAAGCAGAAAGACAATTAAAAGAGAACTTAAAAAAGAACAATATAATATATGCTTTTGAAGAACCTGAAACTTCTCAGCATCCTAATCATCAAATTATGTTAATTGAATCTTTTTTAAAGCTTTCCCAAAAAGAAAATTGCCAAATAATATTGACAACTCATACTCCAGCATTAGCTGGAATGTTACCATTGAATAGTTTAAGACTAATTAAAAAAGAAGAAGGAAAAACAGAAATTCTTTCTACTTCAGAAGAAACTTATAAAGAAATAACAGATATGTTAGGTATTTTACCTGAGCCAATACCAAATACTTCTAAAGGGATACTATTAGTTGAAGGACTTGATGATATTTTCTTTTTTTATCATTTGAATAAACTTTTAAAGGAAGCTAATGAGATTGAAAAAACTTTTTCTGAAAGTAATATAAATGTTCTTTTTACTGGAGGATGTAATAACTTAAAATATTGGATTACAAAAAAATTAGTTCAACAATTTAATTTACCTTGGGCTATTTTTTTGGACTCAGACAAAAATAATAAAAATGAAATAACCGAAAATATTAAATTTGTAAATAAAATTCTTTCAAATAATAATTTAGCATTCTATACTAGAAAAAGGGAAATTGAAAACTATTTACATTTTGATTTAATAAAAGATAGTTTAAAATCTGAATTCAAAAATTTAGGTTCACTAGGAGATTACGAAGATATTAAAAAATTAACAGAAAAAAAGATTTTTGAAAAAAAATGGGGAAAAATGACTTTTGAATATCTTAGAGAAAGTGAAAGATATACTGATGATAAAGACAGAATAGAACATTTTGAACTGACTGAAATAGTGCAAAAAATATTAAATATGGTAAAATAG
- a CDS encoding AAA family ATPase produces MLIEFKVEGFKNFEKELVFDLSKTRNYNFSENAIKDGIVKTGLVYGINGSGKSNLGLAIFDIILHLTDKEKTIDLYDYYLNLTNSNTMAKFYYKFKFGNDILEYEYQKDKPQNLVSEVVKINNKLIAEYDYLTNKFELNLEGTESLNKNLNGNNISFIKYINNNINPEPSTKQFKIKEIISTFLKFVDNMLLFSSLDGNFYQGFKKGGGSISEEIINRGKLKDFENFLRVAGIDYTLIEKEVGKEKRIYCKFKSGEVDFFEIASRGTKSLTLFYAWLIRLNDVSFVFIDEFDAFYHVNLAKIVVEELLKLSVQAILTTHDTTIMTNDLLRPDCYFVLSEGKIKSLPDLTEKELRQAHNLEKMYRAGAFNE; encoded by the coding sequence ATGTTAATAGAATTTAAAGTAGAAGGATTTAAAAATTTTGAAAAAGAATTAGTTTTTGATTTGAGTAAAACAAGAAACTATAATTTTAGTGAAAATGCAATAAAAGATGGAATAGTAAAAACAGGATTAGTATATGGGATTAATGGAAGTGGAAAATCAAATTTAGGTTTAGCTATTTTTGATATAATTTTACATTTAACAGATAAAGAAAAAACTATTGATCTATACGATTATTATTTAAATCTTACTAACAGTAACACTATGGCAAAATTTTATTATAAATTTAAGTTTGGAAATGATATTTTAGAATATGAATATCAAAAAGATAAGCCACAAAATTTAGTGAGTGAAGTAGTAAAAATAAATAATAAATTAATAGCAGAATATGATTATTTAACTAATAAATTTGAATTAAATTTAGAGGGAACAGAGAGTTTAAATAAAAATCTTAATGGAAATAATATTTCTTTTATAAAATATATAAATAATAATATAAATCCAGAGCCTAGCACAAAACAATTTAAGATAAAGGAAATCATTTCAACTTTTTTAAAATTTGTAGATAATATGTTACTTTTCTCCTCACTTGATGGAAATTTTTATCAAGGCTTTAAAAAAGGTGGAGGAAGTATTAGTGAAGAAATTATAAATAGAGGAAAGTTAAAAGATTTTGAGAATTTTTTAAGGGTAGCTGGAATTGATTATACTCTTATTGAAAAAGAAGTAGGTAAGGAAAAAAGAATATATTGTAAATTTAAGAGTGGAGAAGTTGATTTTTTTGAAATTGCTTCAAGAGGCACTAAATCGTTAACACTATTTTATGCGTGGTTAATAAGATTAAATGATGTTTCTTTTGTTTTTATAGACGAATTTGATGCTTTTTACCATGTAAATTTAGCAAAAATAGTTGTAGAAGAATTACTTAAATTAAGTGTACAGGCTATTTTAACTACTCATGATACAACTATAATGACTAATGATTTGTTAAGACCAGATTGTTATTTTGTATTGTCAGAAGGGAAAATAAAATCTCTTCCAGACTTGACAGAAAAAGAATTAAGACAGGCACATAATTTAGAAAAAATGTATAGAGCTGGTGCTTTTAATGAGTAA
- the pglX gene encoding BREX-1 system adenine-specific DNA-methyltransferase PglX, translating into MNKTSLKIFAIEARNELMEKMRTRLEILGIIKKGIEKSKVIGKEVEVKGALYPKESYDSLIRKYKQVGYEELIEESAYTWFNRLTALAFMEANGYIEEKMIFNNGVKNEPAIIDNYYEFEFFKNLDVDLQKELHNLRDENTPNSIEKLYSILMEEKCEELSAIMPFMFKKKGTYSDILFPTGLLMENSLLVRIREEIGKEAPIELIGWLYQFYNSEKKDQVFEALKKNTKITKENVPAATQLFTPDWIVKYMVENSLGKLALESTGINENLKDNWKYYIESELDKNSEKIKIEDVKILDPAMGSGHILVYAFDLLFEMYENLGWSTKESVLSILKNNIYGLEIDERAGQLASFALMMKAREKFSRLFSVLKREEDFKLNTLIIEESNSLSERVKNRTKANNLNNLNKIIEDFEDAKEYGSILKLETIDKELLEREFNILKESFNNNEQGTLIFNEDELDINIEEDLELIESLIRQHITLVNQYETVVTNPPYMGGKGFSPKLKTYVEKNYKDTKSDLFAVFIERCNEFTKKNCYTSMITMQSWMFLSSFENLRKNIIEKTEIKTLNHLGARAFSEIGGEVVSTVAWVSQKKSPKNDGTYLRLVDYNNADLKEEEFFNKANYFQAKQKDFEKIPGSPIAYWVSDKIREIFEKKLIGNLFPVKKGADTGNNDLFLKMWHEVNIRKSGLTLGIEEAKKKFTGKWVPYNKGGEFRKWYGNLEYFINWENDGYDLKNSKANLRSPQLYFRDGITWNALSSSKTSARKSANSIFDSAGSSMFPQKEEIGYYLAFMNSKIVDYLLKILNPTLNYGAGTISNLPDADIKKHKEIIKNKSQQNISISKEEWDSRETSWDFERLSLIDGKDLKSAYENYCSHWRDNFVQLHKNEEELNRLFIEIYDLQDEMDEKVSFDDITILKKEAKIVEIDNSKAREFSSESEKYLYDRGVSLEFNKDELVKQFLSYAIGCIMGRYSTNKPGLIMANSDDVLELSSNKFFVKDANGNIRQEVETEFLPDKFGILPITAEKDFSNDIVERVKEFVKFVYGEESLKDNLNFIAEALGNKDNRNPEETLRTYFITAFYKDHLQRYQNRPIYWLMNSGKKNAFSCLFYMHRYEPLTVARVRADYLIHYQEMLENKRKFIERQLYAEDITAKEKKNVEKELKDLDVLLKELREYANEVKHIAEQKIALDLDDGVNINYERLGAILKKR; encoded by the coding sequence ATGAATAAGACTAGCTTAAAGATTTTTGCAATAGAAGCAAGAAATGAATTAATGGAAAAAATGAGAACAAGACTTGAAATTCTTGGAATAATTAAAAAGGGAATAGAAAAATCAAAAGTTATAGGAAAAGAAGTTGAAGTAAAAGGAGCACTTTATCCAAAAGAAAGCTATGATAGTTTAATTAGAAAATATAAACAAGTTGGCTATGAAGAACTTATAGAAGAAAGTGCTTACACTTGGTTCAATAGATTAACAGCATTAGCATTTATGGAAGCAAATGGATATATTGAAGAAAAAATGATATTTAACAATGGTGTTAAAAATGAGCCTGCAATAATTGATAATTATTATGAATTTGAATTTTTTAAAAATTTAGATGTTGATTTACAAAAAGAACTACATAATTTAAGAGATGAAAATACACCAAATTCAATAGAAAAACTTTATTCTATTTTGATGGAAGAAAAATGTGAAGAATTATCAGCTATTATGCCATTTATGTTTAAGAAAAAAGGAACTTATTCAGATATTCTATTTCCCACAGGTCTATTAATGGAAAACTCTCTATTAGTAAGAATTAGAGAAGAAATAGGAAAAGAAGCTCCAATAGAATTAATAGGTTGGCTTTATCAATTCTATAATTCAGAAAAAAAAGATCAAGTTTTTGAAGCTTTAAAGAAGAATACTAAGATAACAAAAGAGAATGTACCTGCAGCAACACAATTATTTACTCCAGATTGGATAGTAAAATATATGGTAGAAAATTCATTAGGGAAGCTAGCACTTGAATCAACTGGAATAAATGAAAACCTAAAAGATAACTGGAAATACTATATAGAATCTGAATTAGATAAAAACTCAGAGAAAATAAAGATAGAAGATGTAAAGATATTGGATCCAGCAATGGGAAGTGGACATATCTTAGTTTATGCTTTTGACTTACTATTTGAGATGTATGAAAATCTTGGTTGGAGTACAAAAGAAAGTGTTTTATCAATATTAAAAAATAATATATATGGATTAGAAATTGATGAAAGAGCAGGACAATTAGCTTCGTTTGCACTTATGATGAAAGCAAGAGAAAAATTTTCAAGATTATTTTCAGTGTTAAAAAGAGAAGAAGATTTTAAATTAAATACTTTAATAATAGAAGAAAGTAATAGTTTATCTGAAAGAGTTAAAAATAGAACAAAAGCCAATAACCTAAATAATCTTAACAAGATAATAGAAGATTTTGAAGATGCAAAAGAATATGGAAGTATCTTAAAATTAGAAACTATAGATAAAGAATTATTGGAAAGAGAATTTAATATATTAAAAGAAAGTTTTAATAATAACGAACAAGGAACATTGATATTTAATGAAGATGAATTAGATATCAATATAGAAGAGGATTTAGAACTTATTGAAAGTCTAATAAGACAACATATAACTTTGGTAAATCAATATGAAACAGTTGTAACTAATCCTCCATATATGGGTGGAAAAGGATTTAGCCCAAAACTTAAAACTTATGTTGAAAAGAATTATAAGGATACTAAAAGTGATTTATTTGCAGTATTTATTGAAAGATGTAATGAATTTACAAAGAAAAATTGTTACACTTCTATGATAACTATGCAATCTTGGATGTTCTTATCATCTTTTGAAAATTTAAGGAAGAATATTATAGAAAAAACTGAAATAAAAACTTTAAATCATTTAGGTGCAAGAGCTTTTTCAGAAATAGGTGGAGAAGTTGTATCTACAGTTGCTTGGGTAAGCCAAAAGAAAAGTCCAAAGAATGATGGAACATATCTAAGATTGGTTGATTACAATAATGCTGACTTAAAGGAAGAAGAATTTTTTAATAAAGCAAACTATTTTCAAGCTAAACAAAAAGACTTTGAAAAGATCCCTGGAAGCCCTATAGCTTATTGGGTAAGCGATAAGATAAGAGAGATATTTGAAAAAAAATTAATTGGAAATTTATTTCCTGTAAAAAAAGGAGCAGATACTGGAAATAATGATTTATTTTTAAAAATGTGGCATGAAGTAAATATAAGAAAAAGTGGACTTACTTTAGGTATAGAAGAAGCTAAAAAAAAATTTACTGGAAAATGGGTTCCATATAATAAAGGTGGAGAATTTAGAAAATGGTATGGAAATTTAGAATATTTTATCAATTGGGAAAATGATGGATATGATTTAAAAAATTCAAAAGCTAATTTAAGAAGCCCACAGCTTTATTTTAGAGATGGAATTACTTGGAATGCTTTGTCTTCATCAAAGACAAGTGCAAGAAAATCAGCTAATTCAATATTTGATTCAGCTGGATCATCTATGTTTCCTCAAAAAGAAGAAATAGGATATTACTTAGCATTTATGAATTCTAAGATAGTTGATTATCTATTAAAAATTTTAAATCCAACTTTAAATTATGGTGCAGGAACTATTTCTAATTTACCAGATGCTGATATAAAAAAACATAAAGAGATAATAAAAAATAAAAGTCAACAAAATATCTCTATCTCTAAAGAAGAATGGGATTCTAGAGAAACTTCTTGGGATTTTGAAAGATTATCTTTGATTGATGGAAAAGATTTAAAGAGTGCTTATGAAAATTATTGTTCTCATTGGAGAGATAATTTTGTACAATTACATAAAAATGAAGAAGAATTAAATAGACTTTTCATAGAAATTTATGACTTACAAGATGAAATGGATGAAAAAGTTTCTTTTGATGATATTACTATTTTAAAGAAAGAAGCTAAAATTGTTGAAATTGATAATAGTAAAGCTAGAGAATTTTCTAGTGAGTCAGAAAAATATCTATATGATAGAGGAGTCAGTTTAGAATTTAATAAAGATGAACTTGTAAAACAATTCTTATCATATGCTATTGGTTGTATTATGGGAAGATATTCAACAAATAAGCCAGGTCTTATTATGGCAAATAGTGACGATGTATTAGAATTATCTTCAAATAAATTCTTTGTTAAAGATGCTAATGGAAATATAAGACAAGAAGTTGAAACTGAATTTCTTCCTGATAAATTTGGAATTCTACCAATAACAGCTGAAAAAGATTTCTCAAATGATATAGTTGAAAGAGTAAAAGAATTTGTAAAATTTGTTTATGGAGAAGAAAGTTTAAAAGATAATCTTAACTTTATAGCAGAAGCCCTAGGAAATAAAGATAATAGAAATCCCGAAGAAACTCTAAGAACATATTTTATAACGGCTTTTTATAAAGATCATTTACAAAGATATCAAAATAGACCTATCTATTGGTTGATGAATAGTGGAAAGAAAAATGCTTTCTCTTGTCTATTCTATATGCATAGATATGAACCTTTAACAGTTGCAAGAGTGAGAGCAGATTATTTGATTCACTATCAAGAAATGCTTGAAAACAAAAGAAAATTTATAGAAAGACAGCTATATGCTGAAGACATAACTGCAAAAGAAAAGAAAAATGTTGAAAAAGAATTAAAAGATCTTGATGTTTTACTAAAAGAATTAAGAGAATATGCTAATGAAGTAAAGCATATTGCTGAACAAAAGATAGCATTAGATTTAGATGATGGAGTTAATATCAATTATGAAAGATTAGGGGCTATTCTTAAAAAAAGGTAA
- a CDS encoding AAA family ATPase yields MKKIPIGINDFKTLIENNYYYIDKTKHIEDLLEDGSEVILFTRPRRFGKTLNMSMIKYFFDIENKEENKKLFSGLYIEKSKYISEQGKYPVIYISFKDLKSKNWEGTIFKLKNQLKDLYKEFLYLKDSLDEISEEDFNKIIYMKEDANYEFSLKYLTEYLYKYYKQKVIVIIDEYDSPIVNSYENNYYDEAILFFRNFYSSVLKDNQYLERGFLTGILRVAKEGIFSGLNNLEICSILDNKYSSFYGLTEDEVLKSLDFFNMEYKLNEVKKWYDGYKFGNKEIYNPWSILNYINKKEIGAYWIGTSNNFLINNILENAEASIFEELELLFSDKRIEKTIYSDSNFYNIRNPQEIWQLLLHTGYLTTKEKLDRNFYSLIIPNKEIKDFFERSFIGNFLGNEDTFKMMLNALLKKDIVNFENNLQKILELSFSYYDIGSEEKFYHNFILGMVLSLSDKYYVKSNRESGYGRYDILLEPRNKKETAFILEFKVAKTENEIDKKIQEALKQIEDKKYDIELKNKNIFDIFKIAFVFYGKKVKVKNL; encoded by the coding sequence ATGAAGAAAATCCCAATAGGAATAAATGATTTTAAAACCTTAATTGAAAATAATTATTACTATATTGACAAAACAAAACATATAGAAGATCTTTTAGAAGATGGTTCAGAAGTTATTTTATTCACTCGCCCAAGAAGATTTGGGAAAACATTAAATATGTCAATGATAAAATATTTTTTTGATATTGAAAATAAAGAAGAAAATAAAAAATTATTTAGTGGCTTATATATAGAAAAATCTAAATATATAAGTGAACAAGGTAAATATCCAGTTATATATATTTCGTTTAAAGATTTAAAATCTAAAAATTGGGAAGGAACTATTTTTAAATTAAAGAATCAATTAAAAGATTTATATAAAGAATTTCTTTATTTAAAAGATAGTTTAGATGAGATTTCAGAAGAAGATTTTAATAAAATTATATATATGAAAGAAGATGCTAACTACGAATTTTCTTTAAAATATTTGACTGAATACCTATATAAATATTACAAACAAAAAGTCATAGTAATTATTGATGAATATGATAGCCCTATTGTAAATTCTTATGAAAATAATTATTATGATGAAGCAATACTATTTTTTAGAAATTTCTATAGTTCAGTTCTAAAAGATAATCAATATTTAGAAAGAGGATTTTTAACTGGAATATTAAGAGTTGCTAAAGAGGGGATATTCTCAGGTTTAAATAATTTGGAGATTTGTAGCATATTAGATAATAAATACTCATCTTTTTATGGTTTAACAGAAGATGAAGTTTTAAAATCATTAGATTTTTTTAATATGGAATATAAATTGAATGAAGTAAAAAAATGGTATGATGGATATAAATTTGGAAATAAAGAAATTTACAATCCCTGGTCAATTTTAAATTATATAAATAAAAAAGAAATTGGAGCATATTGGATAGGAACTTCAAATAATTTTTTAATAAATAATATTTTAGAAAATGCAGAAGCTAGTATATTTGAAGAACTTGAATTATTATTTTCTGATAAAAGAATTGAAAAGACTATCTATTCCGATTCTAATTTCTATAATATAAGAAATCCTCAAGAAATATGGCAATTACTTTTACATACAGGATATTTAACAACAAAAGAAAAACTTGACAGGAATTTCTATTCTTTAATTATTCCAAATAAAGAAATTAAAGATTTTTTTGAAAGAAGTTTTATAGGAAACTTTTTAGGAAATGAAGACACTTTTAAAATGATGTTAAATGCTTTATTAAAAAAAGATATAGTTAATTTTGAAAACAACTTACAAAAAATTTTAGAATTAAGTTTTAGTTATTATGATATTGGAAGTGAAGAAAAATTTTATCATAATTTTATTTTAGGAATGGTTTTATCTTTAAGTGACAAATATTATGTAAAATCTAATAGAGAAAGTGGATATGGAAGATATGATATTCTTTTGGAACCAAGAAATAAAAAGGAAACTGCTTTTATTTTAGAATTTAAAGTAGCAAAAACTGAAAATGAAATAGATAAAAAAATACAAGAAGCATTGAAACAAATTGAAGATAAAAAATATGATATTGAATTAAAAAACAAAAATATATTTGATATTTTTAAAATTGCTTTTGTATTTTATGGTAAAAAAGTTAAAGTTAAAAATTTATAA
- a CDS encoding DUF6161 domain-containing protein — MENIKVKIWDAEPSELLLKIKEMLEKQKINVTRELEEEYDIVISSDNDYKNKKAIFIQGTLNPKCSNEILAYLSIIADKLDIIICIKEENLTNKNLGFKIKENYVGTYNPEMYRMPIFIENKKTEIYRRLSIITIFKISISPIYSTENIDFECSLEELENILEINYSIWEDLYQDTDNINYSTVYQNLKNKISSFFTYFNTLNIEDIADEILHREISNYITTSITYFENKRKYLINIEAPINKDKNFIKIIEFYKYYQKQKFDNILSATINYIDICRNPEKAGNFLNGSYKYYFYPAFYYLKEQFNIEFSNTKLDDEINILKTELSTMEETIPKRKNEILNYMEAISKGLDIWKNGFLDDVENWKIKINKWQEESENKINTLEKTYNEKLKLETPEKLWNEKAKNYGKAYVIWLLITIVLGIGIAFFTAYTIKVFYFNNTSNNNLENEVFKYFPKTFLFLGILSLALYILRVVIKIVLSNKHLQLEYEQKAALTRFYQALVYDGKNINENERLIIFNALFSKTESGLIKLSDAPNDIENIIFSILSKNSK; from the coding sequence ATGGAAAATATAAAAGTAAAAATATGGGATGCTGAACCAAGTGAATTATTGCTTAAAATTAAAGAAATGTTAGAAAAGCAAAAAATAAATGTTACTAGAGAATTAGAAGAAGAATATGATATAGTTATTAGTAGTGATAATGATTATAAAAATAAAAAGGCAATATTTATTCAAGGAACTTTAAATCCTAAATGTTCAAATGAAATATTAGCTTATCTATCAATTATTGCTGATAAATTAGATATTATTATCTGTATAAAAGAAGAAAATCTAACAAATAAGAATTTAGGATTTAAAATTAAAGAAAATTATGTTGGAACTTATAACCCAGAGATGTATAGAATGCCTATTTTTATAGAAAATAAAAAAACAGAAATATATAGAAGATTAAGTATAATTACTATATTTAAAATAAGTATTAGTCCTATATATTCAACAGAAAACATTGATTTTGAATGTTCATTGGAAGAATTAGAGAATATTTTAGAAATCAATTATAGTATTTGGGAAGATTTATACCAAGATACTGATAATATTAATTATTCCACAGTGTATCAAAATTTGAAAAATAAAATTTCTAGTTTTTTTACTTATTTCAATACTCTAAATATAGAAGATATAGCAGATGAAATTTTACATAGAGAAATATCTAATTATATCACAACTTCAATTACATATTTTGAAAATAAAAGAAAATATTTAATTAATATAGAAGCACCTATTAATAAAGATAAAAATTTTATAAAAATAATAGAATTTTACAAATATTATCAAAAACAAAAATTTGATAATATTTTATCAGCGACAATAAATTATATAGATATATGTAGAAATCCAGAGAAAGCAGGAAATTTTTTAAATGGTTCATATAAATATTATTTTTACCCTGCTTTTTACTATTTAAAAGAACAATTTAATATAGAATTCTCTAATACTAAATTGGATGATGAAATTAATATTTTAAAAACAGAACTATCTACAATGGAAGAAACTATTCCTAAAAGAAAAAATGAAATTTTAAATTATATGGAAGCTATTTCAAAAGGTTTAGATATTTGGAAAAATGGGTTTTTAGATGATGTAGAAAATTGGAAAATTAAAATAAATAAATGGCAAGAAGAAAGTGAAAATAAAATAAATACTTTAGAAAAAACTTATAATGAAAAATTAAAATTAGAAACTCCTGAAAAACTATGGAATGAAAAGGCTAAAAATTATGGAAAAGCTTATGTAATATGGCTTCTTATAACCATTGTATTGGGTATTGGAATTGCATTTTTTACTGCGTATACTATAAAAGTGTTTTACTTTAATAATACTTCTAATAATAATTTAGAAAATGAAGTTTTTAAATATTTTCCAAAAACATTTTTATTTCTTGGAATTTTATCATTAGCTTTATATATTTTAAGGGTAGTTATTAAAATAGTGCTATCTAATAAACATTTACAATTAGAATATGAACAAAAAGCTGCACTAACAAGATTTTATCAAGCATTAGTATATGATGGCAAAAATATAAATGAAAATGAAAGATTAATTATTTTTAATGCCTTATTTAGTAAAACTGAATCTGGATTAATAAAATTAAGTGATGCACCTAATGACATAGAAAATATTATTTTTTCAATTTTATCTAAAAATAGTAAATAA